The following nucleotide sequence is from Candidatus Zixiibacteriota bacterium.
GTTTGACTCCGACCCGGCGACGTTCACGGTGACCGCGGTCAACGATGCGCCGGTGGTATCGGACATCCCCGGCGAGACGATTGTCGAGGGTGGCAGCTTCGCGACGATCAATCTCGACGACTACGTCAGCGATATTGACAATCTGGACAGTGAGATCAACTGGACCTACTTGGGCAACACCGAGTTGCTCGTTGACATCACCGCCCGTGTGGCGACGATCACGACCCCGACACCGGACTGGAACGGCTCGGAGACGATCACGTTTACGGCCACCGATCCCGGCCTGCTGTTTGACTCCGATCCGGCGACGTTTACGGTCACGGCAGTGAACGATGCGCCGGTCGTATCCGACATTCCGAATCAAACCGTACCTGAGGGCTCGACTTTCACCACGATCACGCTCGATGACTATGTGAGTGACGTGGATAATCTCGATTCAGAGATCAGTTGGACCTACGCGGGCAACACCGAACTGACAGTCAGTATCGTCAACCGTGTGGCGACGATCACGATTCCGGACATCGAGTGGAGCGGTTCGGAGACGATCACGTTCACGGCGACCGATCCCGGTCTGCTGAGCGACTCGGACCCGGCCACGTTTACTGTAACCGCGGTCAACGATGTGCCGGTCGTGTCCGACATTCCGGATCAAACCATTGCCGAGGGTTCTTCATTCACGACGATCACACTCGACGATTATGTCAGCGACATTGACAACCTGGACAGTGAGATCAACTGGACCTACGCGGGCAATACCGAGTTGACGGTCGATATCACCGCCCGTGTGGCGACGATCACGATCCCGAGTGCGGACTGGAACGGCTCGGAGACGATCACGTTCACGGCGACCGATCCCGGTCTGCTGAGCGACTCGGACCCGGCCACGTTTACGGTAACCGCGGTCAACGATGCGCCGGTGGTTGCGGACATTCCGAATCAATCCGTAGCTGAGGGATCGACCTTCACGACGATCACACTCGACGACTACGTCAGCGATATTGACAATCTCGATTCAGAGATCAGTTGGACCTACGCGGGCAATACCGAACTGACGGTCGATATCACCGCCCGTGTGGCGACGATCACGACCCCCAATCCGGACTGGTACGGCTCTGAGACGATCACGTTCACGGCGACCGATCCGGGCCTGCTGAACGATTCCGATCCGGCGACGTTCACGGTGACCGCGGTCAACGATGCGCCGGTGGTCAGCGACATTCCCGACCAAACGATCGGCGAGGGGGCATCGTTTGCAACAATTGCGCTGGACAATTATGTCAACGACGTGGATAACCTCGATGCAGAGATCAGTTGGACCTACGCCGGCAACACCGAACTGACAGTCAGTATCGTCAACCGCGTGGCGACAGTCACGATCCCCAATCCGGACTGGAACGGCTCGGAGACGATCACGTTCACGGCGACCGATCCGGGCCTGCTGTTTGACTCCGATCCGGCGACGTTCACGGTGACCGGAGTCAACGATGCACCTATCGTATCCGACATTCCGAATCAAACCGTGGCTGAGGGATCGACCTTCACGACGATCACACTCGACGACTATGTCAGCGACGTTGACAATCTGGACAGTGAGATCAGTTGGACCTACGCGGGCAACACCGAACTGACGGTCGATATCACCGCCCGTGTGGCGACGATCACGATTCCGGACATCGAGTGGAGCGGTTCGGAGACGATCACGTTCACGGCGACCGATCCCGGCCTGCTGTTTGACTCCGACCCGGCGACGTTCACGGTGACCGCGGTCAACGATGCGCCGGTGGTGTCCGATATACCGGATCAAACCATTGCCGAGGGTTCGTCATTCACAACAATCGCACTCGACAACTACGTGACCGATATCGACAATCTTGATTCAGAGATGAATTGGAGTTACTCGGGCAACACCGAATTGAGTGTGTCGATCGACCTCAACCGGGTTGCCACGATTACTGTGCCCAATCCGGACTGGAACGGCTCGGAGACGATCACGTTTACCGCGACCGACCCGGGTCTTCAGTTTGATTCGGATGCCGCTGCGTTTACTGTGACCGGCATCAATGATGCGCCAGTGGTTGTGGACATCCCGAATCAGACCGTGGCTGAGGGATCGACCTTCACGACGATCACACTCGACGACTTTGTCAGCGACGTTGACAATCTGGACAATGACATCAGTTGGACATACGCCGGCAATACGGAATTGGCGGTCGATATCACAGCACGTGTGGCGACGATCACGATTCCGGACATCGAGTGGAGCGGCTCGGAGACGATCACGTTCACGGCGACCGATCCCGGTCTGCTGAGCGACTCGGACCCGGCCACGTTTACTGTGACCGCGGTCAACGATGCGCCGGTGGTGTCGGACATCCCCGGCCAGAGTGTGGCGGAGGGAACCTCCTTCGCGCCGATCAACCTCGACAATTACGTCACCGACATCGACAACATCGTTTCCGAGTTGACATGGAGCTACAGCGGAAACAGTCAGTTGAGCGTTTCGATCGTCAACCGCGTTGCCGTGGTCACTGCCCCGCATGCCAATTGGAATGGCTCCGAGACGATCACCTTCACGGCGACCGATCCTGGCCTGCTGTCGGATTCCGACCCGGCAACGTTCACAGTCACGGGCGTCAATGATGCGCCGGTGGTCAGCAATATCCCCAATCAGACTATTGTTGAAGGTGCATCGTTCGCCACAATCACCCTCGACAATTACGTGAGCGACATCGACAATCTCGACAGCGAGATGAGCTGGACTTACTCCGGCAACTCGGAACTCAGTGTTTCAATCGATGTCAATCGGATCGCCACGGTCACTGTTCCCTCGCCCCAATGGAACGGAAGCGAGACCATCACATTCACCGCGACCGATCCCGGTTTGCTGAATTCTTCAGACCTGGCGACGTTCACTGTCACGCCGACCGATGACGCACCCGTGGTGTCGGACATTCCGGATCAGACAGTGGCCGAGGGATCGACATTCACGACTATCACTCTCGACGACTACGTGGCTGATCCGGATAACCTGGACAATGAAATGTCCTGGACGTATTCCGGCAACACCGAGCTGTCAGTCAGCATCAGTGTCGCGCGAATCGCCACGATCAGCATTCCCGACCCCGATTGGAATGGGTCGGAATTGATCACATTCACGGCAACAGACCCGACGCTCCTGTCGAACTCCGACCCGGCCACGTTCACCGTGACGGCCGTCAATGACGCGCCCGTCGTGGGCGATATTCCCGACCAAAGCGTCTCCGAGGGTTCCGGATTCGCGACGGTGAACCTCGACAACTACATCACGGATGTCGACAATCTCGATTCTGAAATCAGTTGGACCTATTCGGGCAACACCGAACTCAGTGTCGTCATTGATGGCAGCCGGGTCGCGACGATTACCGCACCGAGCGCCGACTGGAACGGCGCGGAGGCGATCACGTTCACGGCAACCGATCCGGGCCTGTTGAACGACTCCGACCCGGCGATATTCACGGTGACCGGCGTCAATGACGCGCCGGTGGTCGGCGACATTCCCAACCAGACGATTGCCGAAGGAGCGTCGTTTGCAGCGATTGCCCTGGATAACTACGTCGTCGACATCGACAACCTCGACAGTGAGATCAGTTGGACCTATTCGGGCAATAGTGCGCTGACCGTGTCGATCAATGGCAGCCGTGTCGCCACCATCACAGTTCCGGGCCCTGACTGGAATGGCGTTGAGACGATCACGTTCACCGCCACAGACCCCGGGCTGCTGGCCGATTCGGACCCAGCCACGTTCACGGTCACCGCTGTCAATGACGCGCCGGTCGTCAGCGGCATCCCCGATCAGACGATTGACGAAGGTGCGAGCTTCACCACGATCAATCTCGACAACTATGTCGCAGATGTCGATAACCTCGACTCTGAGATGAGCTGGAGTTATTCCGGGAACATCCAGCTCAGCGTGTCGATCGTCAACCGTCTGGCCATCATCACAACACCGAGTCCCGACTGGAACGGCTCGGAGACGATCACGTTTACGGCAACCGATCCGGCCCTGTCAGCAGGATCAGATCAAGCAACATTCACCGTGACAGGCGTCAACGATGCCCCGGTGGTCGGAAACATACCTAATCAGACCATTTCCGAAGGATCGACGTTCGCGACCGTCGATCTGGACAGCTATGTCAGCGATGTCGATAACCTCGACAATGAAATCACCTGGAGTTGGGAGGGTCAGACACAGCTTTCCGTGTCGCTGAATGTTAATCGTGTCGCAACGATTACGATTCCCAACGCCGACTGGAACGGCTCCGAGACGATCACGTTCACCGCCACCGATCCGGGGCTCCTCAGCGACTCCGATCCCGCGACCTTCACGGTTACAGCGATCAATGATGCGCCGGTCGTCAGCGATATTCCCGATCAGACAGTGGCCGAGGGATCCAGCTTCACTACGATCAACCTGGACAATTACGTCGACGACGTCGACAATGCGGATAACCAGATCAGTTGGACGTATTCGGGCAACACGGAACTGACGGTCAGCATCGTCAGTCGTGTGGCGGCGATCGGCATCCCGTCGCCGGAATGGAACGGCGCCGAGACGATCACGTTTACCGCCACCGATCCGGGACTGCTCTCCGACAACGATGCCGCGACCTTCACGGTGACAGCGGTCAACAACGCCCCCGTCGTCAGCGACATCCCCAGTCAGTCGGTTCCGGAGGGTTCGTCTTTTACGACCATCGCCCTCGACGACTACGTAACCGACAGCGACAACCTCGACTCCGAGATCAGTTGGGCTTACTCCGGCAACACGCAGTTGGGGGTGAGCATCGTCAATCGTGTGGCAACCATCACAATCCCCGATCCCGACTGGAATGGGTCGGAGGTGATTACGTTTACCGCGACCGACCCGGGCCTGCTGAGCGATTCCGATCCGGCAACGTTCACGGTCACCGGAGTCAACGATGCCCCGATCGTGAGCAACATCCCGAGCCAGACAATCGCCGAAGGCGCCTCGTTTGCGACCATCACGCTCGACAACTACGTCAGCGACATCGATAACACCGATGCGCAGATGAACTGGACGTACTCGGGGAATTCCGAATTGTCGGTCGTGATCGATATCAATCGCATTGCCACGATCACTCCACCCTCGCCGACCTGGAACGGCTCCGAGACGATCACATTCACGGCCACCGATCCCGGACTCCTGAGTGACTCCGATAGCGCGACATTCACCGTGAACGCGGTCAACAACGCCCCGGTCGTCAGCGACATCCCCAATCAGACGATATCCGAGGGCGGTTCATTCACAACGATCAACCTCGACAATCATGTTTCAGACATCGACAACCTCGACAGCGAGATCAGTTGGACATACTCCGGCAATACGGCGCTGCTGGTGAACATCAGCGCCAGCCGCGTCGCCACCATTACGACTCCGAATCCGGATTGGCATGGCTCTGAGATCATCACATTTACCGCGACCGATCCGAGCCTCCTGTCGAATTCCGATCCGGCGACGTTTACCGTCACGCCGGTCAACGACGCCCCGAACGTCGGGGACATTCCCAACCAGACGATCACCGAGGGTGCGTCATTCACCAGCATCAATCTGGACAACTACGTAACCGACGTCGACGACCTCGCTTCCGAAATGAGCTGGAGCTACGCGGGGAACGTGGCGTTGACGGTGTCGATCACCAATCGCGTGGCCATCATCACGATTCCATCAACCGACTGGAACGGTGTGGAATCGATTACGTTTACCGCGACTGATCCGGGCTCCTTGAGTGACTTCGACGCGGCCTTGTTCACGGTCACTGCGGTTAACGATGCGCCCATCGTGACGAATATCCCGAGCCAAACGATTTCCGAAGGGCAGACATTCGCGACGATCAATCTCGATGCCTACGTCAGCGATGTCGACAATCTCGACGCGGAGATGGATTGGACGTGGGAGGGCAATACCGCGCTGTCGGTCTCGATCGGTGTCAATCGGATCGCGACGGTCACCATTCCGTCACCCGATTGGTTTGGCACCGAGACAATCACCTTTACGGCGACTGATCCGGGTCTGCTGAGCGACTCCGATCCCGCCACGTTCGCCGTGACCGCTGTCAATGACGCGCCGGTGGTCAGTGACATTCCGAATCAGACGATCGCCGAGGGATCATCTTTCGCCACGATCAGTCTCGACAATTATGTCACCGATGTCGATAACACGGATGATCAGATCGTCTGGACCTACGCGGGCAATGCGGAGTTGACTGTCAGCATCAACACGGGCCGGATCGCGACGATTGGCATCCCGTCGTCGGAATGGAGCGGATCGGAGACGATCACGTTCACGGCGACCGATCCGGGACTGCTCTTCGACAATGATGCTGCAACATTTACGGTCACGGCGGTCAACGACGCGCCGGTCGTCGGCAACATCCCGGATCAGACAGTACCTGAGGGATCGACATTCACCACGATCACGCTCGATACATACGTCACGGATCTCGACCACGCGCCCTCCGAGATGGCATGGACATACGCCGGCAACAGCCAGCTCTCTGTCAGTATCAGCGCGGGCCGCATTGCGACGATTACGATTCCCAATCCCGATTGGAATGGCACAGAGGTTATCACGTTCACTGCGACCGATCCGGGTCTGCTGAGCGATTCCGATCCCGCCACGTTCACCGTGACCGCTGTCAATGATGCACCGGTGGTCAGCAACATTCCCAATCAGACCATTGCCGAAGGCGCCAGTTTCACGACCATCGCGCTCGACGATTACGTCGTGGATATCGACAATTCTGACAACCAGATCACGTGGACCTATTCCGGCAATACAGAGCTGAGTGTCTCGATTGATGTCAATCGCATCGCAACGATCTCGCCGCCCTCACCAACGTGGGATGGCAGCGAAGTCATCACGTTCACGGCGACCGATCCGGGGCTGCTCAGCGATTCCGATCCGGCGACTTTCACCGTGACGGCGGTCAACGATGCCCCGGTTGTCAGCAATATCCCCGATCAAACGGTTGCGGAGGGCGGCACATTCACAACGATCAATCTCGATGACTATGTCACCGACATCGACAATTTGGACAGCGAAATCAGTTGGACATACTCAGGCAATACGGAACTATCGGTCAGCATCAGCGTGAGCCGTGTAGCGACGATCACGATTCCGAATCCCGATTGGAACGGGTCGGAACTGATTACGTTCACAGCCACTGACCCCAGTCTGCTGTCGAATTCCGATCCGGCGAACTTCACGGTTACGGCGATCAACGACGCGCCTGTGGTCGGAGACATTCCCAATCAGACGATAGCCGAGGGCGCTTCGTTCACCAGTATCAACCTGGACAATTATGTCACCGACGTCGACAACCTGGCGTCGGAGATGGCCTGGGGCTACGCGGGCAACGTGGAATTGAGCGTTGCGATTGTCAACCGTGTGGCGATAGTCACGACCCCCTCTGCGAATTGGACCGGCTTCGAGTCGATCACCTTCACGGCAACAGACCCCGGATCGCTGAGCCATTTCGATGCGGCCGTTTTCACGGTGACGCCCGTCAATGACGCTCCCG
It contains:
- a CDS encoding Ig-like domain-containing protein translates to MTAVNDAPVVSDIPGETIVEGGSFATINLDDYVSDIDNLDSEINWTYLGNTELLVDITARVATITTPTPDWNGSETITFTATDPGLLFDSDPATFTVTAVNDAPVVSDIPNQTVPEGSTFTTITLDDYVSDVDNLDSEISWTYAGNTELTVSIVNRVATITIPDIEWSGSETITFTATDPGLLSDSDPATFTVTAVNDVPVVSDIPDQTIAEGSSFTTITLDDYVSDIDNLDSEINWTYAGNTELTVDITARVATITIPSADWNGSETITFTATDPGLLSDSDPATFTVTAVNDAPVVADIPNQSVAEGSTFTTITLDDYVSDIDNLDSEISWTYAGNTELTVDITARVATITTPNPDWYGSETITFTATDPGLLNDSDPATFTVTAVNDAPVVSDIPDQTIGEGASFATIALDNYVNDVDNLDAEISWTYAGNTELTVSIVNRVATVTIPNPDWNGSETITFTATDPGLLFDSDPATFTVTGVNDAPIVSDIPNQTVAEGSTFTTITLDDYVSDVDNLDSEISWTYAGNTELTVDITARVATITIPDIEWSGSETITFTATDPGLLFDSDPATFTVTAVNDAPVVSDIPDQTIAEGSSFTTIALDNYVTDIDNLDSEMNWSYSGNTELSVSIDLNRVATITVPNPDWNGSETITFTATDPGLQFDSDAAAFTVTGINDAPVVVDIPNQTVAEGSTFTTITLDDFVSDVDNLDNDISWTYAGNTELAVDITARVATITIPDIEWSGSETITFTATDPGLLSDSDPATFTVTAVNDAPVVSDIPGQSVAEGTSFAPINLDNYVTDIDNIVSELTWSYSGNSQLSVSIVNRVAVVTAPHANWNGSETITFTATDPGLLSDSDPATFTVTGVNDAPVVSNIPNQTIVEGASFATITLDNYVSDIDNLDSEMSWTYSGNSELSVSIDVNRIATVTVPSPQWNGSETITFTATDPGLLNSSDLATFTVTPTDDAPVVSDIPDQTVAEGSTFTTITLDDYVADPDNLDNEMSWTYSGNTELSVSISVARIATISIPDPDWNGSELITFTATDPTLLSNSDPATFTVTAVNDAPVVGDIPDQSVSEGSGFATVNLDNYITDVDNLDSEISWTYSGNTELSVVIDGSRVATITAPSADWNGAEAITFTATDPGLLNDSDPAIFTVTGVNDAPVVGDIPNQTIAEGASFAAIALDNYVVDIDNLDSEISWTYSGNSALTVSINGSRVATITVPGPDWNGVETITFTATDPGLLADSDPATFTVTAVNDAPVVSGIPDQTIDEGASFTTINLDNYVADVDNLDSEMSWSYSGNIQLSVSIVNRLAIITTPSPDWNGSETITFTATDPALSAGSDQATFTVTGVNDAPVVGNIPNQTISEGSTFATVDLDSYVSDVDNLDNEITWSWEGQTQLSVSLNVNRVATITIPNADWNGSETITFTATDPGLLSDSDPATFTVTAINDAPVVSDIPDQTVAEGSSFTTINLDNYVDDVDNADNQISWTYSGNTELTVSIVSRVAAIGIPSPEWNGAETITFTATDPGLLSDNDAATFTVTAVNNAPVVSDIPSQSVPEGSSFTTIALDDYVTDSDNLDSEISWAYSGNTQLGVSIVNRVATITIPDPDWNGSEVITFTATDPGLLSDSDPATFTVTGVNDAPIVSNIPSQTIAEGASFATITLDNYVSDIDNTDAQMNWTYSGNSELSVVIDINRIATITPPSPTWNGSETITFTATDPGLLSDSDSATFTVNAVNNAPVVSDIPNQTISEGGSFTTINLDNHVSDIDNLDSEISWTYSGNTALLVNISASRVATITTPNPDWHGSEIITFTATDPSLLSNSDPATFTVTPVNDAPNVGDIPNQTITEGASFTSINLDNYVTDVDDLASEMSWSYAGNVALTVSITNRVAIITIPSTDWNGVESITFTATDPGSLSDFDAALFTVTAVNDAPIVTNIPSQTISEGQTFATINLDAYVSDVDNLDAEMDWTWEGNTALSVSIGVNRIATVTIPSPDWFGTETITFTATDPGLLSDSDPATFAVTAVNDAPVVSDIPNQTIAEGSSFATISLDNYVTDVDNTDDQIVWTYAGNAELTVSINTGRIATIGIPSSEWSGSETITFTATDPGLLFDNDAATFTVTAVNDAPVVGNIPDQTVPEGSTFTTITLDTYVTDLDHAPSEMAWTYAGNSQLSVSISAGRIATITIPNPDWNGTEVITFTATDPGLLSDSDPATFTVTAVNDAPVVSNIPNQTIAEGASFTTIALDDYVVDIDNSDNQITWTYSGNTELSVSIDVNRIATISPPSPTWDGSEVITFTATDPGLLSDSDPATFTVTAVNDAPVVSNIPDQTVAEGGTFTTINLDDYVTDIDNLDSEISWTYSGNTELSVSISVSRVATITIPNPDWNGSELITFTATDPSLLSNSDPANFTVTAINDAPVVGDIPNQTIAEGASFTSINLDNYVTDVDNLASEMAWGYAGNVELSVAIVNRVAIVTTPSANWTGFESITFTATDPGSLSHFDAAVFTVTPVNDAPVVSNIPNQTIAEGATFATIDLDSYVSDVDNLDSEISWSWVGNTALSVSLDVNRVATITIPSPDWNGSETITFEATDPGLLTDSDPAVFTVTAVNDAPVVSDIPDQTVAEGATFATINLDNFVTDVDNIDNQISWTFSGNTELTVDITNRVATIAIPSPTWNGSEVITFRATDPGLLFDEDAAIFTVTAVNNAPVVADIPGQTISEGSSFTTISLDGYVSDIDNLPSQMTWTYTGNTQLSVSINASRIATITIPNPDWNGVEIITFTATDPGLLSDSDPATFTVTAINDAPVVSDIPDQTIAEGASFAAINLDDYVSDVDNPDSEIEWTYSGNSELTVNIVSRVATVSTPSSTWNGSETITFTATDPGLLNSSDLAVFTVSAVNDGPVVSDIPNQTIAEGSTFGTITLDNYVTDIDNIPADMSWSYSGNTELTVSISAGRVATITVPDPDWNGSETITFTATDPGLLSDSDPATFTVTGVNDPPIVSNIPSQTIAEGASFATINLDDYVSDIDNPDNTINWVYSGNIELTVIIDINRVATINVPSPTWNGSETITFTATDPGLLSDSDSATFTVTAVNNAPVVSDIPNQTITEGGTFTTIALDDHVTDVDNLDSEISWTYSGNTALLVSISGSRVATISTPDPDWNGSETITFTATDPSLLSNSDPATFTVTPANDAPVVGDIPNQTISEGASFTSINLDNYVTDVDNLASQMSWSYAGNVALSVSIVNRIAIITTPSSDWNGVESITFTATDPGLLSDFDAAVFTVTAVNDAPIVTNIPSQTIVEGSTFATIPLDTYVSDVDNLDAEMAWSWEGNTQLTVSIDVNRVATVSTPSPDWNGSETITFTATDPGLLGDADPATFTVTAVNDAPIVGDIPDQTVTEGLTFTSINLNDYVTDVDNADNQMSWSYAGNTELTVSIDPSRIATITIPSPTWNGSETITFTATDPGLLSDSDDATFTVTAINNAPVVGNIPSQTVSEGSSFTTIALDSYVSDVDNLDSEISWTYSGNTELLVSIDLNRMATVTVPNPDWNGSEVITFTATDPGLLSDSDPATFTVTGVNDAPVVSDIPDQTIAEGGSFATISLDNYVSDVDNGDNQMDWSYAGNTELSVSISAGRIATITIPSPTWNGSETITFTAADPGLLSDSDPATFTVTSVNNAPVVSDIPNQTVAEGSSFTTIILDNYVTDADNLDSEISWSSSGNVELLVSIDAGRIATITIPQPDWNGSETITFAATDPDLLSDSDAATFTVTAINDPPIVSDIPNQTIAEGASFASINLDDYVTDVDNAASEMTWTYSGNVALSVSIVNRVAIVTTPSPDWNGVESISFTARDPGLLSDSDPAVFTVTAVNDAPIVGDIPDQTIAEGATFATINLDSYVTDVDNLPSEMTWSWVGNTQLMVSINVSRVATITIPSPDWNGSETITFTATDPGLLFDNDPATFTVTAVNDAPVVGDIPDQTVAEGGSFTSINLDDYAADVDNPDSELSWTFAGNTELTVDITNRVATISIPSPNWNGSETITFTATDPGLLSDSDPATFTVSAVNNAPVVSDIPDQTVNEGSTFTTISLDNYVDDIDNPDPEITWTYAGNTELTVSIDVSRIATITIPDVNWNGSEVITFTATDPGLLNDSDPATFTVTSINDEPVLSAIGPQSTPESTPLSFGVSATDDDGEIPALTTSALPGTSVFNDNGNGTGIFDWTPSFIDAGVYPVTFYAEDALGAIDSEVVTITVVEVGNQPPVLDSIGSRNVQESSILSFTVTASDAESIPSLRAEGLPGTATFGDNGNGTADFDWNTTLNDAGVYIVLFIAEDDSLAADSESVTITVGNTNQDPTANAGPDQGPLSLGTLVALDGSASSDPDGDSLGYHWRQISGPAVVLSDSNAVNPTFTATTAGTIVLELKVDDATVTSPPDLVTITVFSEPSAVVDLNAAVVGNTIQLTWSDVTTDTSGAPTSVSRYVVYRGTSAYFAPTPADSIGNVLQGQQGFTDNNIGGADVVGDTGTNYFYCILAVDVAAGRSALSNRVGEYDYRIFTTSTTDYTLIMMPFANTGITTASDLIQSIGVGNVNTVNRYVAASQSYESRFAAGFGTNFAVVPGGIYQVNASAPTIFSVAGRVPAPGSVSYPIVTTSTTDFSFIAIPFEEELNYATAQDVIDALPGVLNTLNRFRPASQSYESRFAAGFGTNFPVRPGQAYQANAATTGTFPVP